A genomic segment from Actinomadura hallensis encodes:
- a CDS encoding RloB family protein, which translates to MSPRKPKPDGRSPRGFSRETDLRRRPGGTRAERRSLLILCEGVTEKQYFSGMRTGQGPQLAVVAPGCDHVALVWEAKRRSSDEYDEIWCVLDTELDERLVTRVLQEAQGSDVHIAFSSPSFELWLILHLKDHARPFQSAKEAEKMLKALRPGWSKTATRFRDFEGGVVDACGRARRLHNGDGLPTNPSSAVWRLVERIRPQPAD; encoded by the coding sequence ATGTCTCCGAGGAAACCTAAGCCGGACGGGCGTTCTCCCCGGGGTTTCAGCAGAGAAACCGATCTTCGGCGGCGACCGGGCGGGACACGGGCCGAGCGTCGCAGCCTGCTCATTCTGTGCGAGGGAGTGACCGAGAAGCAGTATTTCAGCGGGATGCGGACCGGACAGGGGCCCCAGCTCGCCGTCGTTGCGCCGGGCTGTGACCATGTGGCCCTCGTGTGGGAGGCGAAACGCCGCTCCAGCGACGAGTACGACGAGATCTGGTGTGTCCTTGACACGGAATTGGACGAGAGGCTCGTCACCAGGGTGCTCCAGGAGGCCCAAGGCTCCGACGTCCACATCGCATTCTCTTCCCCCTCCTTCGAACTCTGGCTGATCCTGCACCTGAAAGATCACGCCCGCCCCTTCCAGTCGGCGAAGGAGGCGGAGAAAATGCTGAAGGCACTACGGCCGGGGTGGTCGAAGACCGCGACGCGGTTTAGGGACTTTGAGGGCGGCGTTGTGGACGCGTGCGGGAGGGCTCGCAGGCTGCACAACGGCGACGGATTGCCGACCAACCCGTCGAGCGCCGTGTGGAGGCTCGTGGAGAGGATCCGACCTCAGCCGGCGGACTAG
- a CDS encoding XRE family transcriptional regulator: protein MARRLLRADGLERGNVTHLARQIYDWEKGLHFPRNWAHAYAKAFKIDPSDLFSTGEGQEASSTYEPSPEIEDDEMKRRALLGLIATAAVAAPLGRDTEPLRAALTGTVTTEATDRDADTWERVVHDYTSEIDQLPASVLLPDLLADVTELDLLISRAKEPARSRLVNTAAHLAALTAYELTVLGDSRNARRWWRTAARAADESGDTGTASRIRGKEAVLSLYAGHSEWSTLKCAEATIKADHGRPSVGLASAYSAKAQASAQLGRHDEARQALTQLHRVFERLPAKATEDKTTIWGWSEQRLHHVASYVHTHSGDLDRAQQAQDAAIALYPAESFLARAQIELHRAGSLIKTGDTDTGARHLTQVMENLPSTHRTDAMMRRTAFTSLSLVSPRDSRRPAVKDAYALLAAA, encoded by the coding sequence ATGGCCAGGCGGCTCCTGCGCGCGGACGGCCTGGAGCGGGGGAACGTGACCCACCTGGCGCGCCAGATCTACGACTGGGAGAAGGGTCTGCACTTCCCCCGCAACTGGGCCCACGCCTACGCAAAAGCGTTCAAAATCGACCCTTCGGATCTCTTCTCAACCGGGGAGGGCCAAGAGGCATCCTCTACCTATGAGCCCAGCCCCGAAATCGAGGACGACGAGATGAAGCGCCGCGCCCTCCTCGGCCTCATCGCCACCGCCGCCGTGGCGGCCCCGCTCGGCCGCGACACCGAGCCCCTCCGCGCCGCCCTCACCGGCACCGTCACCACCGAGGCCACCGACCGCGACGCCGACACCTGGGAACGCGTCGTCCACGACTACACCAGCGAGATCGATCAGCTCCCCGCCTCCGTGCTCCTGCCGGACCTGCTCGCGGACGTGACCGAACTCGACCTGCTCATCTCCCGCGCGAAGGAGCCCGCCAGAAGCCGCCTCGTCAACACGGCGGCGCACCTGGCCGCGCTCACCGCCTACGAGCTGACCGTCCTCGGCGACTCCCGCAACGCCCGGCGCTGGTGGCGCACCGCGGCCCGCGCAGCAGACGAGTCAGGCGACACCGGCACCGCATCGCGGATCAGAGGCAAAGAGGCGGTCCTCTCCCTGTACGCGGGCCACTCAGAGTGGTCCACGCTGAAATGTGCCGAAGCGACCATCAAGGCCGACCATGGCCGCCCTTCCGTCGGCCTGGCGAGCGCGTACTCGGCCAAAGCACAGGCCAGCGCCCAGCTCGGCCGCCATGACGAAGCCAGGCAAGCCCTCACTCAGCTGCACCGCGTCTTCGAGCGTCTCCCGGCCAAGGCCACAGAAGACAAGACCACGATCTGGGGCTGGTCGGAGCAACGTCTCCACCATGTCGCCAGCTACGTGCACACCCACTCAGGCGACCTCGATCGCGCCCAGCAGGCACAGGACGCAGCCATCGCCCTCTATCCCGCCGAAAGCTTCCTGGCCCGCGCTCAGATCGAGCTGCACCGAGCGGGCAGCCTCATCAAAACCGGCGACACCGACACCGGAGCCCGGCACCTCACACAGGTCATGGAGAACCTGCCGTCCACACACCGCACCGACGCCATGATGCGCCGCACCGCCTTCACGTCCCTCAGCCTCGTTTCCCCGCGCGACTCCCGCAGACCCGCCGTAAAGGACGCCTATGCCCTACTAGCCGCCGCGTAG
- a CDS encoding AAA family ATPase, with the protein MEVKGRMLLSFRAANHRSLRTEQQLLLTPVYASDRPEDAPWEALTVAGIFGANASGKSNVLDAFQYMAYMVRWSFRENEPGSGIDRHPFALDEGMLTEPSSFVVDVVIDGVRHTYGFALDDVQIVEEWMYSYPLKKRRTIFHRRGNAFEYGEHSPKGLRQAEQLTEPNVLFLSVAARSKQDVLRPIYEWFQGIVWRTQGRGYRLLTPSQVVEDTERLTDLLRAADTGIVDTVMLEEGDDEYAARVAASWNGDGTPPPRRKRLHFQHRGADGNATLSLSEQSTGTLNLYHLGRLAFRALDAGTPFVVDELDSSLHPYLAAQLIRLFRGPHTNPRGAQLIFTSHDASLLGRIRGEEVLLRDHIWFTEKDECGATELFPVSEFKPRSEENRERRYLAGRYGAVPLIDDELFAAALAAREDSGDVSEET; encoded by the coding sequence ATGGAGGTCAAAGGTCGGATGCTGTTGAGTTTCCGCGCGGCCAACCATCGCTCGCTGCGTACGGAGCAGCAACTGCTGCTCACGCCTGTCTACGCGTCCGACCGGCCAGAGGACGCTCCTTGGGAGGCGCTGACGGTCGCAGGGATCTTCGGCGCCAACGCTTCGGGCAAGTCCAACGTGCTCGACGCCTTCCAATACATGGCCTACATGGTGCGCTGGTCCTTCAGGGAGAACGAGCCGGGCAGCGGTATCGACCGCCACCCGTTCGCGCTCGACGAGGGGATGCTGACGGAGCCGTCCAGCTTCGTGGTGGACGTGGTGATCGATGGAGTACGCCACACCTATGGATTCGCACTCGATGACGTGCAGATCGTCGAAGAGTGGATGTACAGCTACCCGCTGAAGAAGCGGCGGACCATATTTCATCGACGTGGCAACGCCTTCGAGTATGGCGAACACTCGCCCAAAGGGCTGCGGCAGGCGGAACAGCTGACCGAGCCGAACGTTCTCTTCTTGTCTGTGGCGGCTCGTTCGAAACAGGACGTGCTGCGTCCGATCTACGAGTGGTTTCAGGGCATCGTCTGGCGTACTCAAGGCAGGGGGTACCGGCTGCTGACTCCGAGTCAGGTCGTTGAGGACACCGAACGTTTGACCGACCTGTTGCGCGCGGCTGACACCGGCATCGTCGACACTGTCATGCTCGAAGAAGGGGATGACGAGTACGCCGCCCGAGTGGCGGCGTCCTGGAACGGTGACGGAACCCCTCCGCCCCGGCGGAAGCGACTGCATTTTCAGCATCGTGGTGCGGACGGAAATGCGACATTGAGCCTGTCAGAGCAGTCGACGGGAACACTGAACCTCTACCACCTTGGACGACTGGCGTTCAGGGCATTGGACGCGGGAACTCCGTTCGTGGTCGACGAGCTGGACTCAAGTCTGCATCCGTACCTCGCGGCACAGTTGATCAGGCTTTTCCGTGGCCCGCACACCAATCCCCGAGGGGCGCAACTGATCTTCACCAGCCATGACGCGTCGCTGTTGGGACGCATACGAGGCGAAGAGGTTCTGCTCCGCGACCACATCTGGTTCACTGAGAAGGACGAGTGCGGCGCCACGGAGCTTTTCCCCGTGTCCGAGTTCAAGCCGCGCAGCGAGGAGAATCGTGAGCGCCGCTACCTCGCTGGCCGCTATGGGGCCGTGCCGCTGATCGATGACGAACTGTTCGCCGCGGCCCTGGCCGCCCGGGAGGACTCCGGCGATGTCTCCGAGGAAACCTAA